In the Flavobacterium sp. 90 genome, CTTGATCTCTTTTATGTTGATACTTTAGAATTTAAGGATAAAGTAAGAATCTTTGAATCTAGTTATCAATATTCTTATATAATTGATAAACAAAAATGGAAAGATTATCTTAAAGAAATAGAAAAAGGCAATCAAAATGACCGAAACTGAAATCAAAGAAAAAATTTTAGAACTCTTTAAAGAAGAACGACAAAGACCAGACTTAGAATTTGAAGAATCTCATTTTCTAGATTTTTTGACATTTCCGGCACACTCAAAGAATAATATTAAAAATTCCTTTAAGGGAGTTAGAAAATATTATCGATTTATGAACAGACTTGAGTTAGAGTTTTCAATTTGTTTCACTCTACCTGATCTTGATAAAATGTACAGTATAGATAAGATCACTAAAAAAGTAATTGAAAGAATAGGAAAAAGACGCGGAAATGTAATGATTATAAAACAACGTATTAACCAAAAGGAGAATTACTATATAGAGATCTTTCTAACAGCTTTACTCATCTTAACTTACACTTTTTGGGGAATAAATTTAATTTCAATAATTCTAACTCTAGCCTTTGGATTTGCTATTTATTGGATATTAAGCAGTAAAATCAATAGTAAACGACATAACCAAAAATTAAACATAAAAATAATGAATCAAGAAAGAGATTCTTAAAAAACCCTAGAACCTGAGCAACTCCGAATCTTAGAAGCTTCAAAGATTTATTCCTTCTCCCCGATCTTATTGACCATAAAAATCATCAAAATCCCTAAAACCGACATTACTAAAAACGCCCATTTCATACTTAAATATTCAGAGATGAAACCAACCATTGGCGGAACCAATAAAAACCCAAGATAACCAATTGTAGATATAGAAGTTAAGGCTGAACCACTGCTTAATTTTGAGGATCTTCCCGCAATGCTAAATACTAACGGAACGACACAAGAAACCCCAACTCCGATTAAAACATAACCGAAAAGAGTTGGATAAATAAATGGTAAGAGAAAACAAATTAAAAAACCTACCGTGATCAAAATTCCGCTGTAAAGCAGGATTCGTTTTGTTCCAAATTTCATTACGCCATAATCTCCAAACAAACGTCCTAAAGTTACCGCAGTTGCAAAAAATACAAATGCTGCACTGGTTAACTTTGGCGAAGCATGTAATATATTTTCAAAATAAATACCGCTCCAATCGTACATCGTATTTTCGCAAGCCATAGAAACAAAACAAATGATAGCGAACTTAATCAGATTTTTTTCCGGCATCGAAAAGAACTTTTTCTTAACCGGTACGGGCTCATTATGAATACTCAAAGGGTAAAAACATGCCGTAAGACCCATCATAAAAATACTTACACCTAATAAATGATGCGACGGCGCAATATGTCTCGATACCATTACATAACCTAAACCTGCTCCGGCGAAAACAGCAATACTCCAAACGGCATGAAAACGGGTTATAATCGATTGTGGATATAATTTTTGAACTTCCAGAGATTGCGCATTAATCGATAAATTAAAAATATTACGTGAGGCTCCAAAGATCAAAAGTATAATAACCAATTGCCACACAAAAGCGGCCAAACCTGGTAAAGAGAGCACAATATTAAACATAATTGCTCCCAAAAGCATGATATAACGGCTGCTGTATTTATTCAATAACTTTCCTGTAAAAGGCATTGTGAGCATTAGACCAATCGGAAAAGCAAATAAAACGGTTCCAAATTGAGCTTCTGATAAATGCAATTGTGCTTTTATATGCGGAATTCGGGAAACCCAAGAAGAATATCCAAATCCGGAGAGGAAAAAAAACACAGTATTGGCTAAACGGAATCCTTTTGGCGAATTCTGTAGTTTCTTTAAAAAAGGTAAAATCATGAGGAGAATTTCATTTAAAATGCAAAATTAAGCCTTTTGAAGTTTAACGTCTACCCTTTTCGGAATTTTTAACAAAAGTCAGAAATTTAAGTCAATTTATTGTTTTTTCGCAACTTTTAGAAAAAAGTTTACCAAAATATAACAAAAAACACATCAAATCAAGTCAATTAATATTTGTTAAGGAAATATTAATTTTTACATTTGCATTGTTTTTATTCATTCTAAATAAAAACAAAACCTTAACCAACTTTAATAAAAATGAAATATTCTACTGCGAAAACGTATCGTTTTCTATTTACAATCAGTTTTCTATTCACTGTTTTCAGCTCTTTTGCACAACAAAACTTTGGAAAAATAAAAGGAACAATCACAACTTCTGACGGCGACGCTGCTGCTGGTGTAAATGTGATTCTTAAATCTTCAAAATATGGCACGACTACCAATGATGATGGCAGTTTTGAATTGAACAGAGTACGAGCGAATACTTATACTTTACAAATATCTTTAACGGGCTACGAAACCACAGAACAAGTAGTTGTTGTTGCTGAAACAGAAACTTCAACTGTAAACTTGCAATTGAAGGTTTCGAACAAAGAATTACACGAAGTTGTTGTAAATGGTAAAAAAAGCATCTTATCTAAAAAAACAGATTATGTAGCGAGAATGCCTCTTAAAAATCTGGAAAATCCACAAGTTTACAATGTGATTCAGAAAGAACTTTTGCAGGAACAAATTTCGGTAGACATTAGAAGTGCTGTTGTAAATGCACCCGGCGTTACTACAAAAATTTATCCTTCGGGAGGACTTGAAATTTCGTTTAGAGGATTTAGCACTGGTGTTAATGCCCGAAACGGAATGGAAAACATGACGGGACGAAGCTCAATTTCTATCGATAATGCAGAACGTATTGAGGTTCTTAAAGGTCCTTCGGGAACTTTATTCGGATCGTCTGTATCGTCTTTTGGAGGTGTTGTTAATCTTGTGACCAAAAAACCTTTTGAAGGTAAAAAAACGGAGGTTTCTTATACTGGAGGAAGCTTCGGATTAAATCGAATTGCACTTGATATCAATACTCCGTTAACGCCCGATAATAAAGTATTGTTTAGAT is a window encoding:
- a CDS encoding MFS transporter, which produces MILPFLKKLQNSPKGFRLANTVFFFLSGFGYSSWVSRIPHIKAQLHLSEAQFGTVLFAFPIGLMLTMPFTGKLLNKYSSRYIMLLGAIMFNIVLSLPGLAAFVWQLVIILLIFGASRNIFNLSINAQSLEVQKLYPQSIITRFHAVWSIAVFAGAGLGYVMVSRHIAPSHHLLGVSIFMMGLTACFYPLSIHNEPVPVKKKFFSMPEKNLIKFAIICFVSMACENTMYDWSGIYFENILHASPKLTSAAFVFFATAVTLGRLFGDYGVMKFGTKRILLYSGILITVGFLICFLLPFIYPTLFGYVLIGVGVSCVVPLVFSIAGRSSKLSSGSALTSISTIGYLGFLLVPPMVGFISEYLSMKWAFLVMSVLGILMIFMVNKIGEKE